Proteins from one Triticum aestivum cultivar Chinese Spring chromosome 7A, IWGSC CS RefSeq v2.1, whole genome shotgun sequence genomic window:
- the LOC123148394 gene encoding cinnamoyl-CoA reductase 1 has protein sequence MAAAAAAAAARKSVCVTGAGGFVASWLVKLLLSKGHYAVRGTVRDPGNAKNAHLKALEGAGERLELLSADLLNYDSIASAVAGCEGVFHVASPVPSGRSTNPEEEVIAPAVTGTLNVLKACYEAKVKRVVMVSSVAAVSNNPNWPKDKLFDEDSWSDEDLCRKGEDWYFLSKTLAEREAFAYAAKTGLDIVTICPSLVIGPLMQSTVNTSSNILLNYLKGERDTVENKLRNVVDVRDVADALLLAYENPEASGRYICSSKPVKVSDMISVLKTLYPMYTYPKNFTEVEENTIYSSEKLQNLGWTFRPLEKTLGDSVESYKASGVLN, from the exons atggcggcggcggcggcggcggcggcggcgaggaagagcGTGTGCGTGACCGGCGCAGGGGGCTTCGTCGCCTCGTGGCTCGTCAAGCTCCTCCTCTCTAAGGGCCACTACGCGGTCCGCGGCACCGTGCGCGATCCCG GTAATGCTAAGAATGCTCACCTTAAGGCGCTAGAAGGTGCTGGGGAAAGGTTGGAGCTGCTCAGCGCCGACCTGCTGAACTACGACAGCATTGCGTCAGCGGTTGCTGGCTGTGAGGGCGTCTTTCATGTTGCTAGCCCTGTCCCTTCTGGCAGATCAACCAATCCTGAG GAAGAAGTTATAGCCCCTGCTGTAACAGGCACACTGAATGTCTTGAAGGCTTGCTACGAGGCGAAAGTTAAGCGAGTTGTCATGGTGTCTTCAGTTGCTGCTGTGTCCAATAATCCTAACTGGCCTAAGGATAAATTATTTGATGAAGATAGCTGGTCAGACGAGGATCTCTGCAGAAAGGGTGAG GATTGGTATTTCCTTTCCAAAACACTCGCAGAGCGTGAGGCTTTTGCTTATGCAGCAAAAACTGGGCTGGATATTGTAACTATTTGCCCGTCGTTGGTAATTGGCCCCTTGATGCAGTCTACAGTAAATacaagcagtaatattctccttaATTATCTCAAAG GAGAACGTGATACTGTAGAAAATAAACTCAGGAATGTAGTGGATGTCCGTGATGTTGCCGATGCTCTTCTATTGGCATATGAAAATCCAGAGGCGTCTGGACGGTACATCTGCAGTTCAAAACCAGTAAAAGTCTCTGATATGATAAGCGTACTGAAGACCTTATATCCAATGTACACTTATCCCAAAAA CTTTACGGAAGTGGAAGAAAATACCATTTATAGTTCAGAGAAACTTCAGAACCTAGGGTGGACCTTCAGGCCTTTAGAGAAGACCCTGGGGGACAGCGTGGAATCCTACAAAGCATCTGGCGTCCTGAACTGA
- the LOC123152291 gene encoding peroxidase 2, translating into MAAWLKLSVALTCALLLSSSACHGLQVGYYKKTCPRVEAIVRDEVKRFVYKNAGIGAGLIRMFFHDCFVQGCDASVLLDPTPANPQPEKLSPPNFPSLRGFEVIDAAKDAVEKACPGVVSCADIVAFAGRDAAYFLSRLTMKINMPAGRLDGRVSNSTEALDNLPPPVFNLDQLIASFAAKGLTAEDMVVLSGAHTIGVSHCSSFVPDRLAVPSDINTGFANVLRRQCPASPSSANDPTVNQDVVTPNALDNQYYKNVLAHKVLFTSDAALLATPATTQMVRDSANIPGQWEAKFNKAMVKMGAIEVKTGFQGEIRRNCRVVNH; encoded by the coding sequence ATGGCTGCCTGGCTTAAGCTCTCCGTTGCGCTGACATGCGCATTGCTCTTGTCGTCGTCGGCGTGCCACGGCCTGCAGGTGGGCTACTACAAGAAGACGTGCCCCCGCGTGGAGGCCATCGTGAGGGACGAGGTGAAGCGCTTCGTCTACAAGAACGCCGGCATCGGCGCCGGCCTCATCCGCATGTTCTTCCATGACTGCTTCGTGCAGGGCTGCGACGCCTCCGTCCTCCTCGACCCCACGCCCGCCAACCCGCAGCCGGAGAAGCTGAGCCCTCCCAACTTCCCCAGCCTCCGCGGCTTCGAGGTCATCGATGCCGCCAAGGACGCCGTCGAGAAGGCGTGCCCCGgcgtcgtctcctgcgccgacatcgTCGCCTTCGCCGGCCGTGACGCCGCCTACTTCCTCAGCAGGTTGACGATGAAGATCAACATGCCGGCCGGCCGCCTCGACGGCCGCGTCTCCAACTCCACGGAGGCCCTTGACAACCTCCCGCCTCCGGTCTTCAACCTCGACCAGCTCATCGCCAGCTTCGCCGCCAAGGGCCTCACCGCGGAGGACATGGTCGTGCTTTCCGGCGCCCACACCATTGGCGTGTCCCATTGCTCGTCCTTCGTCCCCGATCGCCTCGCCGTCCCCTCCGACATCAACACCGGCTTCGCCAACGTGCTGAGGAGGCAGTGCCCCGCCAGCCCAAGCTCGGCCAACGACCCGACGGTGAACCAGGACGTGGTGACCCCCAACGCGCTGGACAACCAGTACTACAAGAACGTCCTGGCGCACAAGGTGCTCTTCACGTCGGATGCCGCCCTCCTTGCCACGCCGGCGACGACCCAGATGGTGCGCGACAGTGCCAACATTCCCGGGCAGTGGGAGGCCAAGTTCAACAAGGCCATGGTCAAGATGGGAGCCATCGAAGTGAAGACCGGTTTCCAGGGAGAGATcaggaggaactgcagggtcgtcAACCACTAA